TGATGAACGGACATGCAAAATCGTTTGCTTGTGAATGTACCCAAGGAGTAAAATATGATTTCGCACAAATTTGGTCAGTTAACTAGGTTTTCCCGTGATGATTTTTTAAATCActgaaaagatttttcggatATACGAGTATACGGATTGAATATATTTGTCTTGATGAACTGAGTGTCGATCGTCAAAAAGAGATCACAAGCGAAGGACTATTATTTCGTATATATTTGAACCGATCACAAGACAATGCCAAGGGAAAACAATATAtccattcatccatttattgaaaattgatttagatgcaacttcaaacaaatgattacttattcaacggtagtcctacgttaccttgcgtttatatcacagatataacccactcctgATTTTTTCGTTTTGGGTGGGAAAAGCTGCAGATTTGAATAACGATATCTGTCAACGACTGGAACGTCAGggtttagttttcatgaattcccGTTCGCAGGCTATCGACCGCTCCAACCTTGTCAGGATTAAATGAAAGAGTTCAGATTTTGTTGAGGAAGCCAAACAAGAAAACTGTATCTATAGGGTTTGTAGACAGCTCTTTGGGCTTATGAGGACAACATGACTTTGCTAAGAATCTACAGTGTGTGACATTTTTAGAACTTTACTCTTTACTCGTTTTTCGCAGTTTCAACTGATCGCTGAAGAATTTTCTGAGCCACACAGGTGTGTTGTTAAAAGATTTTCGCAAATTCAATGAAGTGCTGATCATAATGCTGTGAAACCAATTTTTGGGCTGATCACAGCCACTGGAGTATTGCGCGTCTCAAATACTGAATCAAGTGCACAGTTCCTCCTACCAGCAGTTTATGATTTGATACGTCTGTACATCTGGTGCATTGtactacatgaaataaattttaatttatttactctgattctacatcccattgagattagatctgattcacaacTTTTTGCCAATAAACCCGATCCACGGCTgaagttctccaactcccggctgcaccgattcatGCCAAGTACtagtccaaccacctcgctcgctgggctcctctccatTTTGTTCCTATCGGATGCGATGCGAAAATCACCTTTGCAGGGCTGCCGTTCGGCAATCTCACAACATgtcctgcccatcgcactcgtctaGCCTTGGCGATTTTCTGGATGCTgtgttcgccgtagagttgcgccagttcgtggttcattctccttctccacactccgttttcctgtacaccaccgtatattgttctgagcactcggcgttcggaaacaccaagcgcttgtgagtcctcttcaagcatcgtccatgcttcgtgtccatagagaacaaccgttCGAATTAGTGATTTTTACATGGTACACTTcatacggggtcggagtttgttggacctcaaggatttgtggaacccatagtaggcacgacttccattaaCTATGCGTCTtagaatttcacggctgttgttgtcagttgttatcaacgagccaaggtagactaattcctctaccacctcgagctcgtcgccgtcgatcacaatacCACTATCAAGATTCTCTTACAATCAGCCCATCCTGCTAGTATGTATTTAGTCTAAtgcgcattgatcccaagcccaaccatcctgcttcgtgtttcagtcgggtatacaagtcggctaccgtcgcatgtgttcttccgattatgtccacgtcgtcggcgaagcagataaacttactagatttgttgaaaatcgtgaacCGCacgttgaagcccgctctccgcataacacatttcagcgccacgttgaatagcagacaggagagtccatcgacttgccgaagtcccctgtgagtctcaaatgattccgacagctcacctgagatccgcacactgcaccgcacaccgttcattgtTGCCTGAagcagtcttgtcagctttcggggaaagccgtgttcgtccatgatcgttcatagctgtcgtcggtcaattgtatcatatgcggccttgaagtcaacgaagatgtggtgcgtagggacctgatactcgcggcacttttggagcatctaccgcagtgtaaaaatctcgtccgtcgtcgagcaacagggtatgaatccggcctgatgacttcccacaaatctacttactattggcgatagacggcgaaagaggatctgagacagaattttgtaggcaccattcaggatcgtgatggcacgatagttaccacaatccagcttgtcaccttttttatagatggggcagattaccccgtccttccaatCCTCCGGTGCCTGTtgtgtgtcccagatcctgactatcaaccggtgcatactctctacaagttttcccggacttcccttgaagagctccgctccAAGGCATctttaccagctgctttgtggttctttagcTGATTGAGGCCCTCctcaacttcacccatcgtcgagggtggtacgtcgtcgttgttcattgcaccggtgtagtcctcctcgacgccgtcttggtctcctgtctgcgcactgttcaggtgttcatcgtagtgctgccttcgcctttcgatcacctcgtgtTCGTTTGTCAATATACCTCCTTCCTTGTTCCTGCACATGAAGTAGATCTAGCGCAGAATATTTTCAAACCAAAGGATCATCTCTAAGTAATGTCGAGATCAGACTCAATGCACTGGTATTTTTTTCGCTTTGAAAGGAACAGTTTAGTCGAAACGGTCCAACGATTAAAAATTTGCGGTTTTAAAAGGGAATGTTGGAGTGCATTGGCCATTTTCATCGGGAATCACAAGAACGGtcaaaaaatctaatcgttggaTTCTAATAAAATCTTCTTAATGGCCGTTTCGaccagactgttcctttcaacagcgaaaaaaattgcattgaatCTGATTACAAAATATGTGTCGTAAAATAGAACTACAAATGCTGTTTGAACTAGAGTGACTGATTAGATGGTGAAATTCGGAATACAAAGGAATGAAACGTTTTCTACACATAAATAGTATACGATTTATTACTCCATCGCACAATCAGTACATCTTTTCTTAACATTTACCTTCAGAATTCGGCTGTAAGATTGACGAACGGTTGTATACATTGGAGTAGATTTTGTTAGTAACATTCAATAAATAGTACAATTCCTAGAAAGCATCGTTTTAGTTCCATCTGATTGGTATGATCTACTTTATCGATCAAACTGTTGCATTCGAGCCTAGCGAGATTCTATCTACGCGTTGAATGATTGTATATGTTGAGGGGTGGGTGTTTTTTCCGTATTATCGACGACATAAGTTCATATTCTACCGCGATACAACAATTTCTAtatatgagaaatattagttCATTTAATGCTGCTTGCGTTCCTCCCTACCAATACACGAAATACATCTAATGAAGCAGATGGCGATGACGTCATGTTTTCCCAGCTTATTTTGTCCAATTATTCGATTGGTACATCTGTGTCGACCGTTCTACTTACAGGGTGAGAGATCAGGTACATCTTACAGAATCTGGCAAGAGCTCTTCTCCCGGAAAGGATTGACCTTCTGGCTGGAGAATCCAACCAACAAACAGTCCTCAGCTTCGTGCTCCGTTACAtacttgacaatttccgccacTGCTTGTGTCACCGGAACACGCTGAATTGAGGCCTCTCGTCTCAACTGCTCTGTGATGGCTCGTTGCTGCTGTAGATTCGAAGCCATGATGTCCATAACGGCTGTCTCTGATAACCCTATGTTGAAGGTTTACGTGACCtttatcacaataaaaattTCAGGATTGGCAACGGGCGTTTCCTTTGGTTAAAATAGCGTTGAACTAAAACGAGTTGTTCTTATGGTGTGGCTTCAATAGTAATTGAACTGGTCCACAAATCTTAGTCAACTGAGACAGAATAcgaattattttcttcaaaaaattgctGGAAACCTGGAATATTCCTGTGCAACTGATGAAAAAATTAGCCAATTAATTAATACTGACGGATGAAAAAAGAAGATGGATGCAAGTTATCGTTTCGCCAGAGGGatgttcaaataaaaaaaaatatacaaaaaagaataaaaattaaGCTGTACTAGAATaataaaacaaactttttttatcccatccatTTATTTGTGAGGCCACATAGATTGAAAAGTTTTCTTTTTTGGCAACAAAACTTCactttttgggatttttttttatttatacttcaACAACTTTTATGTTCTGTATATTGCATCTAgatcaactttttcatattttagacGTTCCATCCGTTTTCAATTATTTCCAAGCAAACGCTGCCGCCTTTTGTGATCATTCGGGGtgtttatcattcaaaacacTTGTACGATAACGTTAAAATTCTGGAGCAGTAGACGAAACGTAAACTGTAATAATGGAGAGAATCCATAAACCAGTACAAAACTGCAATACTGTTGGTAATGGAGCATGATTGTTTTCACGTTGCCTCTGCTTCTAAAACTTATATCTTAAAACCTGAGACAAGAAAAACATTACGAATGGGtttttactcttttttttttgctttttcttcgaccaagcaCGAACAACAGGGATGCTGAACCAGACAAGATGTCAAGTTTCCAACTGACATAAGAtttgtgaaaaattatttttcctcgCCCGTAACATATGCTTGCGTATCATATATTCTGTGAATAGTTACATTTGAGAATATGTTATGTAGAGGtgtatttttaaaaatcattggCAACCATTTGAAATGGACCAATCAGCAGTTGATCTGAGTTTGACGGAAAAATGGTCCGGAATCGACCCCATCTCTCATCTTaagcctggtttagagttcccgtgaacgtgaacttgaacaggtggtgaaatagtacgatcatttcacggtgaactacattgcgatcaaacaactcaaaaaatcgtggtgaatagaatgactttgtcagttcgcttgaggctctccagtcgatgaaaactagtaggcacccatcttatttcctcacaaaagtgaggcagcagatgagtgcactgatcgaaagatcttataagtttacctttgtatgggtcccctctcattgctcaattcctggcaatgagaaagcggacactctcgcaaaggtggatgcccaggaaggcgaatagtttgatagacagatttcatacgatgaatttttccaattactgcgtcagagttccctcttgagtttgcaaaccgattgggacactggaagtcttgggcggtggttatattcaattattccaaatgtttctttgagagcgtggttcaaaggtttggacgtaagtcgtgacttcattcgtgtaatgagtagacgtatgtccaaccactactcgctagatgtgcatctccacagaataaatcttgatCAAAGCAATGTCTATCGGTGTGGAAAcaaaacctactaaacatacatttaagttgaaattctgtaaaaacaaatcatgaattagtggctccgcaaagctcatgcgattgagccttacaaataaatgaattggaaaaaaaagaataatttcgttcacgttcatattacaagttcggcagtaaacgtgaagtaaataaacactgatcttcaataaagttattcggataaaatatacagttgttcacgaatcaactcgaagcaacgaagtttttcaacccgcgcagagatccgattgaatgaaattgcatccatatcaaaattttcattgaaaatttgaaaatttctaaACATATCATATCCATAAACAGACAAATCAACTTCGCctacgaatgacggatctctatagaagcatgtccgaaaaagaacctgaaactatagAGAACCACAGCAGTGGATCCAAAGCCCAAAAAAAAGAAGGaggctgttatccatggttatcaTAGAAAGAAAGTAATGGGTAAACACCTAAGCCAAGGTGAtacgcgacccgtgccgagggtTGAATGGTAGGGGGGGTTGCTTATAACGGAGTCTGTGGAGCACCGGGGTGCCACCCACAGTATTTTCCGCCCTTACTTCATTAAGCGGGTCACTGATGTATCTGACCTTCTTTATCGCGCAACTCGTGGGACTCACATGAACAATCCTAACGAGCGGGTTCCGGCAGCCTCTCCCTGAAAAATGGAGACGAACAAAATACTGGACACAATTAAGTTTATTCAGGTGAACCTTCATCACGTCAAGGGAGCAAGCAGCGTCCTATGCAGAAGGTTCATTCACGAAACTTTGGATATGGCTCTTATTCAAGAACCTTGGTTCTTTAATTCTAGAATTCGAGGAATCTCTACACAAAAATGTAAGCTTCTCTATGACAGCACACAAACTGCACCAAGAGCAGCAATTTTTATACGGGATACCATTAGGTATGTACCGATTACAGACTTTATCAGCCGTGACATCGTGGCAATACAATTGGAGGTTTCAACGACCCGAGGGGAAACCGTTATCATCGTCGCTTTGGCTTTTTTCCCAAGAGACAACGTTGAAGTTCCTCCATTTGAAGTTGCTATGCTGATACAACACTGCAAATTAAATAACAAACAATTCATCATAGGATGTGACGCCAATGCCCACCATACGGTCTGGGGCAGTAGCGACATCAATGTTAGAGGTGAATGTTTGCTTGAATATTTAATGTCAAATTATATTAACATATGTAACCAAGGAAACAACTAACAACTAGTTCTAAACTATCAGATAAGATAAAAATTGGCATGTGTCAAATGAAGAACATATAATGTTCAATTATAATTCTGGTGATCTTTTAATCGAACAATTCAGAGATCCGAGAAAAAACAAATTGGAATAGTTATCATTTCAAACTTCaggagaaaattttgatatcagTGGAAAGTATTTCTTCAGAACAGCTTGAAATAGTTTCATCAGAATTTGAAACCAATATTGAATCCAACTTCGAAGAAAACTGTCCACTGAAGCAAAAAAACTTCAAGTAAGGATGCatcttggtggaacaaaaaaatgtaatgggttgcatctaggacacgaccgcagttttcgacgtagaactacggaattttattattcaatccattcatcactttggatattattttagaatgcatcgaaatttttgtaatatctttttagttatttaattttttattacttcagtagactcgaaagagtcgagtcgaaagctatcagcacttatcgtttatttggttcaaatcgcatcatactttctccttcccactcagatatcgatcacaaattatgaacctttttgctcctatattccgcttgagatgtgatcgaaccccacaacatgcaacagtaagatTACCCTGCTAGAATTTGGAAGCATACTTTCATAAAATATACTAGgacaaaaaatgggtgggttatatctttgacataaccgcaaggttgacgtgggactaccttagcttagcaatcatttgtgattaaattttcgtttgaatgaaacaatttccgaattaaattaaattcaatatattggctttgtgagtaaaaagattgtataattcagtcgtttgcatgtatttgcaatgtcaatttccgcAGACACTTTGGTTTATAAGTCTGTAtcaggtaaacacatttcagttggaacaaaaatatccccggcctgcatgaatttgcaatgtaaatttcctcagacaccttggttccgaagtctgtgttggggaaacacatttcagccggaacaaaaatgcccccgatttgcatgaatttgtaatgccaatttccttacgctccatggatttgaagtctgtgttagggaaacacatttcagtcggaacaaaaatatccccaacctgcatgaatttgcaatttccctacgctccatggataTGAAGTCTGTGTTACGGAAACTCATtacaatcggaacaaaaatacccccgaccttcatgtgttcgcaatgccgatttctctaacgctgcttggttttgaagtctgtgttagggaacacatttcggtgagtacaaaagtccccatactttcatgtatttgcaatgccgatttccccaaggctgcttggttttgatggctgtgttggggaaaccgtatatcgggccaatcaaaacgaggtagttagggcgttaaacgcttaacattttacagtaattcaattgtttatctaatgaaaaataacattttattaattgcgatagaagcgtagaaatatcccgtaccaattgatgcaaacatctttccgatccagtaagaaatgttcgagtttaagcattcggaatctttcattttttcctgcatgttctgtgtttcgggtttcatttcaccccccatatattccggttagacgtagtcccacgtcaaaaattctcgtatgctgctcttctttgtcgtagcacacctcgatacagagggcttcctctccttgtatcgagctgtgtgtgcatgtgtgtgaaatcagcattgaatgatatccgctcgttgtgttatgctagctcattcgcatctgtgttttcatactattctatttttggtttccgcctctagccctgagaagggcccttgtggaaaaaaaagctctatttcatactcctccttcacccgtcaagaaaacaattctttcccactcgacgctctgcggcaaccatgttgttTCGATGACCACCAGACGAAAAGTGATGTGGCTCAAATCGTGGACGGCTTATTGgctctaacgtacaaatctacacctaggcggcgctgctgtgaaagtgatgatggttttaaattttgctatgtgagcttatggaaggtttgtattttttccataaattacaattttataatcataaaagattatttgattgcgatgagtttggaagaaatttaattctgcgcaattttatatataacatgttatttatttacctctttcagtagtgaaaactataaaatttttgacaatggttgaattaaagaacgaaattcgagagcacaatcaaatacaagtagaaaaatgcacgattcctgcatgtgagaactaccttggaaaggccggatgtaaaatatacgtgatttgttttcgagCTTTAGGTTATCtttgcatcattttcttagttcaaaaacaaaatccagatgtctcaccgatcgtttacgttttgcgttagatcgccaatttaaaccaaatatgttgaaaacgaatgatttcaatgtcaactcgctaaggaaaataattgaaggaaaaaatgagcaaatatatattcgtggaatatagtgcacaacctccttttgctctagccaattacttgtaacggccctctccggatctccttcccggtatatgcacagcattctcctccctgagcgaaatctgtggagccacaatcagcgttattttttgtcaccatcgccgtaaactgatagtactcttttccccgccgatgggagccaaacagaagtacattttgcttggaaagaaaggcgaAAAGATATATTAAAACCTAAGTGGTGcagactcaatccacttcattttcaagcaaattcatgcatgttttcaagcgatttcttgcaataaattcttagaccaccagagatgccagatttacaaatatgtttgtaaatttacagacatgtctgtaaaacactttttgtttttgttgtagactttttggatataacaatatttcacaggtttttgaaaaataaaagggctttattcatcacatcaaaaatattcgactcaccatatgacattttccacagttttaatacagaaaagttattatatttagtttatatcaatacacatgacgttagaccagctattctcaacctgcggcccggcagtctttctggttagcccatctggtgtgtatgaagtttggaacccgtacttttgccctgacatcattgcagacgaaagagaggatacggttattcacaattaatgaaaaattgcattctctgcaggtaacgaaaaatcttgaacgaaaattgtctctgataataattttttgttctagataagattgttttgctgaaatgcaaggagatttattgaaaaatagtaaggctagggtcaggactatgtcttcttagtattaaaacaaaatcgaatagaaattttcattctattctcaacaatttacattcgctttcgggcctgcttatgacg
The Toxorhynchites rutilus septentrionalis strain SRP chromosome 2, ASM2978413v1, whole genome shotgun sequence genome window above contains:
- the LOC129768240 gene encoding guanine nucleotide-binding protein subunit gamma-1: MDIMASNLQQQRAITEQLRREASIQRVPVTQAVAEIVKYVTEHEAEDCLLVGFSSQKVNPFREKSSCQIL